The genomic DNA TAAGACACTTCAATCTATCAAAAAACGGCTTTAACACGCAAGTGTCAAAGCCGTTTTTGGTTACACTCGGGCGGCCTCTGTCTTTCTGTATAGGTGTTTTACTAATTTGTATACCTTTTTCAGTCCATGCTGGAGCTATTTTTGGTAGTAAGCAAAACTTCTTCTATCTATAACTTCTACATTTCTTTGCTAATCTGGCTATCTTTCTATCACCCTTATTTTAAAACTTGATATAATATAAAAGCCCGGCATATGCCGGGCTTTTTGACAAAACTAAGGCTCCGCATTTTATGCGGAGCCTTTTTAATAGGTTATAAATTTAGCTATTCATCGAAAGAACATCGGCAAATGCCTGAATTGCGGTCTTGGCCTGGCCGAAATCGCGCATCTGCTGGTCAACACCCAGTTTGATGTGCGGTACACCAGCGTCGTCAAGTGCTTTCTTCAGCGAAGGATATTCCATCTCTTCGGGATCGCAGAACTGCTGCATGAACAGAACCAGACCCTGTGCACCGCTGTCCTTAACCATATTGGCGACGAACTCACCGCGGCGGTTGAGGTTAGACTGCGGATCGTAGAGCAGAATATCATAATCCTGAGCGGCGAACTGCTCGGCCAGTGCCATCATGGGGTCACCGGTCTCGGGCGCGTCGACGCGGATAGGACGGCTCTCGTGCGCAACGTCGTCCGCTGCGATCGCAATGTTATTTTCTTCAAAGGCAGCCAGCAGCTTGGGATTGTCGCAGATGATACCAGAAGTAACAACTTTGACACCCTTCCACTGACATACCGGCAACTTCTCAAGCTCGGCGTTGAGTTTTTCCAGCTTTTCAGTGTAGACATCTTTCAGCATAAACCACGAAGCTTTGAGCACGTTGCTGCGCTTGGTGGGGGTTATGACGTCACAGTGATCATTTGCCAGCTTGACAAACTTGCGGCGGGCGGCGCGGCTCTTGTTGTAAACCTTAATAGCATCCGAGAGAGCAGCGTCGGTGATTGGTGCGCCAGAAATCTTCTCAAGCTCGTTCTTAATGTTGGTGTACTGGCTAACGGTGAACTTCTTGCCATAGTCGGGCATACGGTTCTGCGGATGCGCCAGGAAGATGACCGGCATCTTATGGCCCATCGCAACGCGGATGTTCTGAGACATCGGGCGCAGCGTATCACAAATGGTAGGGGTGATCACACCGTCAAGCTTATCCATCGTACCGTCGAGCAGCATCTCAAGGTCAAGCTGAGCAATCGTGCAATAGAAGGTTGCGCAATATTCCTTAGCCTTGGAGATAGTCTTATTGTTGCTGCCCCACATGCCAAAGGGAACCATGCCAGCCGCATGGACCAGCTCTTCCGGAACGAAATAAGGCATCACGCCGATAACCTTTTTCCCCTCAGCCTTGTAGCTGTCAAGCTGCTTGCCAGGATGGTAGGCAATCTCTTTAAATTCATTCAGCAAAGTTTCGATGCTCATTATGCACGGCCCTCCTTGGCTCTCTTGGTCTCTTCAATTGCTTCTACGAGACCCTGAACACGCGTCTCATACTGGGCAGCATTGAAGTTTCTGGGGTCGGCCTGGTCGCCATCAAAGCCGACACAGGGAATACCCAGGTCCGCGGTGAAGCGGCGCTGCATCTCAGCCATATAACCGCTCCAAGGCTTACAGCTGCGGTTGTAGTGAACCAGCACGCCATCAACCTTGTTGTCACGGCAAATGCCTTCGCGCCAGTCAACGCCCTGCTCGATACATACCGAGTTGGGTGCCTTGCAGTAAGCACGGATCATCTCATCAAAGTTGCTATAGGTGAAGCCAAACGCCGGCGCATAAACAACGGCGGTGACGTTGAGGCCATGGGTCTTCAAGGGCTTAAACAGTGCCCTGAGGTCGGGCCAACAGGGAATACCCTCGAACATGATGCGGTGCTGCTCGGGGAAGGGCAGGGTAGACTCGCCGTTCTTGACGTTCTCCTCAAGCTCCTTGGCCAGCATTTCAAAGGCCTCGGCAGCCGCGGGCTTAACACGGGCAGTCACGACGTCGGCCATGTGGTTAAACAGGTCAAAGCCGCTTAAGGGCGAGGGCTTGTATTGACAGTAGTCACAAACCTTCAGCCACGCCTGTGCACAGCGGTTAGCATTGTTGCAAACCTCTTCAAACTTCTTTTCATCCCACTTACGACCCGAGATTTTCTCGAGCTGCTTGATGGCGTCCATAAACTGACCCTTGATGTATTCCACATAGCTGTCATCAACCGTCACATGGTTGTTGTAGGGGACGTCGATCATGATCAGCGGGATATCGTTCATGCGGCAGATGTTCTCATACCACTTGGTCATGCAGTTGCAAATGTTGTTGCAGCACAACACAAAGTCAGGCAACGGCATACGGCGAGACTCGTTGGTCGTCTCAACGCCGTTAGCATAAGCGAGGCTGATGCGTGCATATCCGCAGATATCGGCATCAAAGCCCATTTCTTCCGCAGCCTTGCACATGCGCTCGCCATCTTTCTGCGCAGCAATACCAGCAGCCTGATTCTCAGGATATACAATTTTCAGCCCGAGTGTCTCGGCAATTTCTGCCGGGAACTTGGAAGAAGACCAGCCGATGGGCTCTCCATTGGCCTTCGCCACGCGTGCCGCCTCGTAAACATCGGTAACAACCTGACGCAGCGCCGCAGAAGCTGCGCTGACCTTCTTAGGAGGCTTAGCAGCAGCTGGAGCCGCAGCAGTGTTTACATTTTCAGCCATAATCGTTCATTACCTCCAGTTCTTTCATAAACCAATTGCTATATTTCCAAACCGAAACAAAGTGATCTTTGGTCGGTGTAGTTGGTTATTTACTGCACTTTTGATAAGCAAATATTGCAGCACCCAGTGCGCCAACATACTGAGTGAGAGGAGAGGTATGGATGGTGTGCCCCAGCTCTTCTTGAAGAGCCTTGACAACACCCGCATTCTGAGCGACGCCACCGGTCATAACCACCATGTCACGAACGCCCACGCGGTGTGCCAAACCAACAACGCGGCTGGCTACTGAATGATGTATACCGTTTATAATATCGCATTTATCCGTGCTCTGCGCTAACTGAGAAATAACCTCAGATTCGGCAAAAACGGTACAGGTTGAGCTGATTGCCACTCGCTTTGTGGAGTGAGACCCCAGCATGGCAAGATCGCTGACCTTGACCTCGAGTACGCGAGCCATGACATCCAGAAAACGACCTGTGCCGGCAGCACATTTATCGTTCATCTGAAAATTGACCATCGCACCGTTCTCAATCTGCATCACCTTGACGTCCTGACCGCCAATATCTATAACGGTACGAACCTCAGGGAAAAGAAAATGCGCGCCCTTGGCATGGCACGAAAGCTCACTCATCTGCTGGTTCGCAAATGTAATCGAGTTACGGCCATAACCTGTAGCCAGAATATAATTCATATCCTCAATCTTGATACCGGTGGTCTCAACAATTTCCTTGACCACCCGCTCGGGGCCACTGGTTCCAGCGCCAACCGGAATCAACGCTTTTCCCATGATTTCCTTGCCATTCTTGAGGACAATACATTTCGATGCGGTAGAACCCACATCGATTCCCATTGTAATGATATCGCTCATAATCCTATCTCTCCTGAGCCGCATTGCGCTGAATGCGCAATGCGGCATCAATTAACTCATTTTACTTCTTAGTGAAGGTTTCAAAATCCCGCATGGTTCTGGGGGTCAGCATCTGATGGAAGGGGCAGACGGCCTTGGGATTCTGATAGTATGCGTTAGCAAACGCCTTGATATAAGGACGCAGCATATTCATATCGACAATTTTGTCAACAAAACCATCCTTCTCGCAATAGAAGGGGCTGGATTTCTCAGCATATTCCTTGATAAGCTCGTTCATCTTCTCGATGATCGGGCCAATGTCCTTGCCGGCCTTGTGGTCCTTGACCAGTCTGCGCGAATACATAGCAGCAGCAGCAGTCTCACCATGCATGACGTAAATCTCGGTCGCAGCAGTGCCCAGCGAGAATACGTTGGTGTCGTTGCCCTGCGGGCCGCCCAGCACATAGTGCGCAGCAGCGGTACCCTTACGCAACGTAATCTCAAGCGAGGGCATATCGGATTTCTGAATCGAGTAGATCAGACCCTGGCCCAGGCCGAGCAGCTCAGCGCACTCTGCCTCGTCACCAACGTCGATGCCGGTGGTATCCTGAACCCAAACCAGCGGGATGCAGTCACGCGCACAAAGAGTGACGAACTCGTTCATCTTGATCAGGCCCTGACGGTACAACTTACCACCAATGCCCATCGCGCCTTCGCCCTTGTACTCGGGATAGTTCGTCAACAGACCCTGTGCGTTTGCAATAACGCCGACCAGCAGGCCGTCCATCTTGGCAAGACCGGTGATCATTTCGGGGCCATAGCCCTTCTTGTACTCAAAAAACTCAGAGTTATCGAAGATACGAGCCAGCACCTCATAGGTGTTGTAGGTCTTCTTCTGGTTGGTGGGGACGATGGTATAAAGCTCACTGGCATCAAACTGGGGCTCACGGGGCTCATCAACACGGAAGTACTCCAGGTTGTAAGCGGGCGCATATTCCATATACTTCTTGATGGCTTCGAGCACGCCCTGCTCCTCAGCATAAACCTCACGGAAGAAACCAGTCTGGTTGTGGTGTACACCAACCGAACCGGGAGGTGCAATCTCAGGACCATTTTCGGTCGCATCAATCAGCGCCATTGCGCTCTCCTCATCAACATAACCCTTGGGGTTCATGCCGCCGAGGATGCCTGCACCACCAACCGCCATATTGGCATTTGCATGGGCGATCAGGATGGTCGGGCTGATGGAGTGATAACCACCGCCTGCAGGGTTGGTGCCATAGATCGCGACAAGAACTGGAATGCCCATCTGAGCCAGCTCGGCGTTACGATAGAAGGGGGTGCCGCCGCCACGGCGGTTGGGATAAACTTTCTCCTGCTCGTCGAGCTTAACACCAGAGCAGTTGAGCACATAGATCAGCGGAATACGCAGACGCTTCGCAGTGTCAGAAGCACGCAACAGGTTATCCGCCTGTCCGGGAATCCAAGCACCGGCCAGCTTCTTGTTGTCAGAGGCAACGATAACAGCCCATTTACCGCCGATGCGGCCAAGGCCCTTGATGATAGCAGTGGAGCCGCCATCATTGTCCATCGGATTGTAAAGGGTGTTAAGGGGGCACCAGGTGCCCTGATCAATCAGCGAATAAACACGCTGCATAGCGGTCATCTGACCGGCTTTGTTCAAGCTCTCGGTGGAACGGCCATTGTCGAGAACAGCTTCAACCTTCTCAGTCATCGCTTGCTCTCTTGCCTTGATTTCCGCCTCGTTTTCGGGGTTGAGGTTGACCAGCGGCTTTCCTATCACCGGCATATTCTGAAAATAGCCGGGCATTGAGTAGTTGCTCATGGCTTTATCTCCCTTCTTATACTTAGTCCTTGGGAACCTGGATAAACGCTTGACCCGGGTCAATTTCCTCACGAATCATACGGATAACCTCAGGGTCGGGTGCATCGAGTGCAACCGCGCGTGATACATCAATTTCAAATCCAGTATGCTCGATGACGTCCTCGGGGGAGGATGTGGGGTAGTAACCAGCAAGGTACATGCGCTTGGTCTTTTCATCAAACTTCATGATGCCGCGGTCGGTAACAACCATCTGCGGGCCACGGTTGGTGGGCAGACCCATCTTTGCGCGGCCGTCGGGGCCGTCAATGTAGCCAGGGCTGGTGATATAGTCAATTTTGTCCATAAAGCGGCGCTTCTCGTGCTGCATCATGATAACGGTATTAGCAAAGGTCGCGATACCGTTTGCACCACCCGAACCGGTGAAACGGGTCTTGGGGTGATGGTAGTCACCGATCGAGGTGGAGTTAACGTTGCCATAGGGGTCAATCTGCGCACCGCCGATAAAGGCAATGAGACGATCGTTGTCATGCAGCCACTCATTGGCCTCAAAGCCGATGAAACGAACGTTGGGCCACTGTACGGCGCAGTGCGCCATGAAGCGGTTGTCGCCAACCGAACGAGGAACCTCGATAGGGGAACAGTCCATGAGACCACTCTCGACGATGAGCTGGCAGCCCGGTGCGAACACGCGCTTTGCAAGGGATGCACCGATCAGCGGAAGACCGGTGCCTACGATAACGATCTGACCGTTCTCGATCACCTTAGCGATGGTAACGGCCTGCATTTCTTTATTTGTATAATTTGTGTAATCAGCCATTGTATGCACCCTCCTTACTTCTTTAACTCTTTGGTGGCGTAGCCATAGCCGGGAACATTGTACAAACCGACGAGGCGGGAAGCACCGACAAGATCCAGGTAATCCTCATGGGTCTTGGGGCCGTAAACATACTTGTCAACAAACGCCTTAAAGTCCTCTTCGGTCTTAGAGGCTTCGCCGTATTCCTTGAGCATGGGGTTGTCATAGTCGTAGTAGTTGTAGCACTGCGAGGGATGCGCACCGAATGGGGCATGTACAACAGCGGATACACAGAAGGGCGGGATGCTGTTCTTAGTCGGATCAAGACGGATCTGCTCATTGGAAACCAGTTCTTCACAGGTGACGATCACGTTCTTTGCGGCAACCGCAATGTCAACGTCGTGGAATTCGTCGCCCTCAATCGAACAGGTGCCATCGGGAGCGGCCTTCTGAACGTGGATGATGGCGGTGTCAAGCTTCGGCACCGGGAGCGCAACGACCTTCTCACCGGGGTTGAAGGGGTTGTCGATATAGACAAACTTGTCTTCGGGCAGCTTCGGAATGGTCTTGCGAACCTCCTTGCTGATGCCCCACATATCGACGAGCGAAGAGCCCATCATCAGGCGCACAGGCAGGAAGGGCAGGCCCAGCGAAGCAGCGTGCAGCATCATCATAACGGCGTCCTGAGAGTAGTCCTCCATGATGAGCTTACCTTCTTCATAGGCTTTACGATAACGGCGCGAGACGTTGGTAACGCCCGAGTCGGCGGTGTAGCAGTTGATATAAGCCTTGACGCGACCCTCGCCGATCATCATATCCCAGTCGCCGCCGGCCGGTCCAGCATAGACGATAAAATCGGTAAGACCCTGACGCAAAATCTCACGAGCTGCGGCATAAGGCTTTCTGTTGGTGGTAAAGCCGCCAAAACAGATATTATCTCCACTATGCACGTACTTAGAAATTGCCTCGGACAAAGTTAATACTTTTTCCATAGTAAAACCTCCACTTTTACGTTTGTGTGTATAATTAGTACGCTATCTGCATCCTTTCGCAATCGGGCGAACGGCAGATCCGATTACTACACTCTTATCAGCCAATAACCACCAGCACATCGCCGGGGGAAACGGCCGCACCCTGAGCGACTCGTACTTCTTTGACAGTGCCGTCGCAGGGGGCAAAAATCTCGTTCTCCATCTTCATAGCTTCAAGCACAACAACAACTTGACCATTCTTGACAACATCGCCGACATTGACCAACATCTTAAAGATTGTGCCACTCATGGGGGCGGTGATGGATCCAGCACCAGCGGGTACGGGTGCAGCGGGTGCAGTAGGTGCAGCCGGTGCGGGCGCAGCGGGTGCAGTAGGTGCAGCCGGTGCGGGCGCAGCGGGCGCGGGAGCAGGAGCGGCAGGCGCGGGAGCAGGAGCCACAATCGGCGCACTAGTGGCAATCGCACCAGCGGCAATTTCTTCACGGGTCAGCGGGCGAAATACGTCCGTTCTCTCAATCTCTACATCGTAGGTTCTTCCGTTGAGGGTAGCAGTATACTTCATAACCATTCTCCTTACATCAAGTTTTTCAGATCTTCAAAATCCAAATTTAAACCTATAGTGCCAAAGCGCAAAATATTTAAAACCACAAACGGCAATTTGCGCCAGACAAAATAAAACCCCCTTACGTAAGCTTTTTCAGCCCCTTAAAAGCTGGATGTTTTTCAGCATTAAAGGCAACAGCTCATGTAAGCAGGCTCAAGGCGCGATGAAGGGGTACGTACCAGCATTCCACCGACAAGACTGTCGATAAAACTCAAAAGTTCCTTCCCCCCTTCTGCCTGCCCGCCGTTACAAGCGGTATGCGCTGCAAAAGCAATGACGCACAAACATTCTACACCCATTTTGTCCTCTAAGTATATCACACAATCAAGATTAATAATTATCGCTAATTGGTAAAAACCTTGCGGATGTTGTGTTTCGTGCGTATTCGTCATTTTTACGTCTGATTTTTTCGGTTTTTATCGCATAAATCCCCTGTTTAACGTCATTTCCAAAAATTTTCATTAGCGCAGCATTTTCAAAATATACATCAACTTTTACAAAATATTTGCATATCTTGCGTTTTAATGATATAATTAGTAAAATTCGTTTTCACGACGAAAGGATGGTGTGTCATGACCCCCGCAAAATACCAGATGCGCTTAAATTGGGACGATTCCTGGCACATGGATCGCCCCCATTTTCATGAGGATATCGAAATATTACTCTGTCTCTCGGACGGTGGCGATTTCTTTATCGAAAACGAGCTTTACCCCATGCACTGGGGCGCACTTTTTCTCATCGGTGAGGCCACACTACACAAGAGCACTGCAAGCGATTCTTACAAGCGCTATGTGTTGCATATATCATCGAGTACACTCCAGGAACTTTCAATGCCCAAAAGTGATTTTCTGGCCTGCACCCGCGAGTCGGGCCACTGCGTATTGTTGGAAAAGGAAAAGACTTTCGAGCTAATCAAGCTGTTCGAGCAGTTGGAAAAACCGCGTGCCGATGTGTTTGGCAGCGATATGCAGGACATGATTATATTATTGAGCCTTTTGCTTAAGGTTTTCTCATCCTTTGAAACAACCGACCGCAGCAAAGTGGTCTTAAACCCCGACTTTGCCCGCATTTCTCCCATACTTGAATTTATTCAAGTACATTTGGCTGAGCCGCTTACATTGGATATCATTGCTGCAAACTGCTTTATCAACAAATATCACCTGTGCCATTCCTTTAAGGCCGTCACCGGTTTTTCAGTCATGGAATACATCATACACTGCCGAGTACTCAAGGCGCGCGAACTACTGAGAAAGGGCATGCGCGTGCAGGAGGTAGGCGAGATGGTAGGTTTTCGCAACAACGAGCATTTTATTCGCACCTTTGGTACTCTCACTGGCACCTCACCCAAGCGCTACGCCAAGGAGTATCTCGCTGGAGATAAGTGTTAACACTTTCTAAAACGCCGATATGCGTCTGAACTGTCTGTTTTAAACTCGTAATTTGCAGACAGCGTTTTCAGGTTGCATGCCGGCGTTTTTTGGTGTACCCTTAAAGATATTCCTGTGCTAGGCGCACAGCTCCATTTATGATCAATAAAAAGCCTGAGGTTGTATTATTTATCCGCAACAATTTTGACTGTCGCGCCTTGTTATTCCATCCATTTAAATAACATTATACCATCTTTGACGCAGCATTGAAATACGACACGAAACAAGGGGGCCTTATTATGAATTTTCATGCCTATCCCTATCCTTCGCAGCGCCGGGTTACCTTTGGCGCACGAGGCATGGTCGCCACATCTCAGCAGCTTTGCGCACAAGTCGGGTTGGATATTTTAAAACAAGGCGGCAACGCTATAGATGCTGCCATTGCCACCGCAGCCTGTCTCACAGTCGTCGAACCCTGTTCCAACGGCATCGGCGGCGACGCCTTTGCGCAGGTTTGGACAAAGGACGGTTTGTTTGGCCTAAATTCTACTGGCTTTTGCCCAGAACTTCTAACTGCACAAAAGGTACGTGATGCAGGACATAAAATCATGCCAAAAGTTGGCTTTTTTTCACAGACCGTGCCGGGCGTTCCTGCTGCCTGGGCCGCGCTTTCAGAGCGATTTGGCCGACTACCGCTGATTGAAGTGCTTACTCCCGCCATCCGTTACGCCTCCGATGGCTTTACGGTTGGTCCCACCGTCGCGGAAAGGTGGCAAGTTGCCGCTGAACAAACTTATGCGCCCTATAGAGAACGCCCCGAATTCGCCGAGTGGTTCCGTGTGTTCACCAAGAACGGTAAAGCACCGCAAGCCGGGGAATGCTGGCGGCTACCGGATCATGCAAAAACGCTCGCCGAAATTGCCAACACTGGTGCCAAGTCCTTTTACAGCGGCGGTCTGGCAGAAGAAATTGACCGCTATATGCGTACAGCTGGCGGCTTTTTGCGTAAAAATGACCTAAACGCCTTTTCGCCTGAGTGGGTGACTCCGCTCACTACCGCCTATCGAGGCTATGACATTTGGGAGCTGCCGCCCAACGGACAAGGCATGATTGCGCTCATGGCGCTAAACATCCTTAATGACATGACGTTGCCTGCACTGGATGACCCCAAAAGTTGGCACCTGCAAATTGAGGCGCTTAAACTAGCCGCTACCGACGCTTACCACTACATTGCCGACCCACGCACCGGTATGGCAGCCACAGCGCAGCAGCTACTTAGCACCGCCTATGCCCAGCGACGTCGCGCGCTCATTACCGACGAAGCGCTGCTACCCACCGTAGGCAACCCGACCGATGGCGGCACCGTCTATCTCTGTACTGCAGATGCCGATGGCAATATGGTGTCCTACATTCAGTCGAATTATAACGGTTTTGGTTCAGGTATTGTTGTTCCCGGCACCGGTATCGCCCTGCACAACCGTGGTAGCGGCTTTTATCTCGACGAAAGCAGCCCCAATTGTCTTGCGCCCGGCAAACGACCTTATCACACAATTATTCCTGGTTTTATCTCGAAAGATGGTCAACCAGTTGCACCGTTTGGTGTTATGGGCGCCTTTATGCAACCACAAGGGCACCTTCAAGTCGTGCTCAGAATGCTCGAATATGGCCAGAATCCTCAATCGGCGCTAGACGCCCCACGCTGGTACTGGACTGGTGAGCGTTGTGTCAGTTTAGAGCATGGTGTTCCACTGTATATCGCGCGCGCACTCGAACAGATGGGGCACCACGTTAGCTATTCGGTCGACCGTGCGCCTTTCGGCCGGGGCCAGATCATCTGGCGTCAGCAAAACGGCGTATACGCCGGTGGCACTGACCCGCGCTGCGACGGCGCCGTCGTCGCTCAATAGAAAGGATTTGATCTTATTATGACACTGCAGTTTATCGTTATTATCGGCTTGATGGTCGCGTTACTTTGCGGTTTGTTTATCTTTGCCCTGATATCCAAAAATAAAGACCCGATGATGCAGGGGGGCTGCCACGGTGACTGTTCACATTGTACTGCGCACTGTGATGAAGAGGATAACAAAAACCGCAAATAAGGAGTCCATCAACATGCAAACACCCTTAAGCTTTAGACCCGCAACCTACGCCGATATTCCACAGATACTCCATTTTATCAAACTGTTAGCTGAATACGAAAAGCTTAGCAATGAGGTGACAGCCACCGAAGCACTGTTGAGGGAATGGCTGTTTGAAAAGAAAAAAGCCGAAGTTATTTTTGCCGAAATTAATCAGGAAGTTGTTGGCTTTGCACTGTTCTTTTATAATTTTTCTACCTTTTTAGGCCGTGCTGGTCTTTATCTTGAAGATCTTTACGTTAAAGAGTCCTACCGCGGTAAAGGTTACGGCAAGGCTATTTTACAGGAGCTTGCCAGACTGGCCGTTGAACGCGGCTGCGGCCGGCTTGAGTGGCAATGCCTAGATTGGAATAAGCCGAGTATCGATTTCTATCTTTCACTTAATGCCCGCCCGATGGACGATTGGACAGTATACCGCCTAACCGGGGACACTCTGCTTGCTATGGCCAAGAATTAAGATGCTACAAGCTAAGGCGACCGCGTTTAAAAACGCGGTCGCCTTAGCTTGACTTTTTCGACAGGGGGGGATATATAAAATCCCCGCCCTGTTTTTTTGCTGTCGGGTAGTGATTAGCCGTTAGCTCTAAGCTCAGCAAGACAGTGTCCACAGACATTTTTATCTTTGTACACCGTAATGTTATCGGCACTCCCACAAAAAATACAGGCGGGTTCATACTTTTTAAGTAGAATGTTGCTGTGGTCCACATAAATTTCTAAAGAATCTCTCTCAGAAATCCCCAATGTCCGCCTTAATTCGATTGGCAGCACGATCCTTCCCAAATCGTCAATTTTCCGTACAATACCTGTCGCTTTCATAAATTCACTCCTCCTCTTTGATAATAAAAACAGGGCGTGTGGAACGTTTTTTGTTTTAAACTCCCTATTTGTCATATCGCAGTTATTATACCGCATAGATAAACTAATGTAAAGATGAAAAATGTTAAATTTTGTAAAATAATCAAAATAATTCTTATTACTTATGTTTAAATTTGGTGCTCAAATTCATTTATGTTTCATACGCTTATTCATAGGGGTGACGCATATGATGACTGCTATTTTCTGCGTAATGCTGCTTGGTGGGATTGTTTTTGGCGCGCTCACCGGCAGAATGCCGCAGGTATCTGATGCACTACTTAAAGAAAGCGGCCGCGCCATCGAGCTGATATTGTCGCTGGCAGGGAATTTTTGCCTTTGGGGTGGCATTATGCGTATTGCAGAGGAATCCAAGCTAACCACCGCGCTGGCGCATTTGGCGTCGCCGGTAACCTGCCGACTATTCAAAGGGCTTCGCCCACAAGGTAAGGCCATGCGTGCAATTTCGATGAACATGGTCGCAAACCTGCTCGGACTGGGTAACGCCGCTACGCCACTGGGCATCACCGCCATGAAAGCCATGGAAGAAGAAGAACGCGCCAATGGTACAGCCACTGATAACATGGTGCTTTTTGTGGCTATGAATACGGCATCGCTTCAACTGCTGCCTACCACCACCGCCATGTTGCGGTCTGCTGCAGGTAGCAGAGCGCCGCTGGACATTTTGCCAGCCGTCTGGGTGGCGTCCGCTGTTTCGGTTCTATCTGGCATTATAGCCGCCAAACTGCTGTCCAACAGGAGAAATCGCTCATGACTGCGGTGAGCAGCTGGGCGATCCCGACTGTCATCGGGCTGATCGTAATGTGGGGTTGGGTCAGCGGTATCAATGTATTCGACTCGTTTTTAAATGGTGCGCGCACCGGTATCGGCGTTGCGTTTAAAATTATCCCTGCGCTGGTCGCACTGATAACTGCAGTGGGGGTTTTCAAGGCCTCC from Oscillospiraceae bacterium MB24-C1 includes the following:
- the hgdB gene encoding (R)-2-hydroxyglutaryl-CoA dehydratase subunit beta, coding for MSIETLLNEFKEIAYHPGKQLDSYKAEGKKVIGVMPYFVPEELVHAAGMVPFGMWGSNNKTISKAKEYCATFYCTIAQLDLEMLLDGTMDKLDGVITPTICDTLRPMSQNIRVAMGHKMPVIFLAHPQNRMPDYGKKFTVSQYTNIKNELEKISGAPITDAALSDAIKVYNKSRAARRKFVKLANDHCDVITPTKRSNVLKASWFMLKDVYTEKLEKLNAELEKLPVCQWKGVKVVTSGIICDNPKLLAAFEENNIAIAADDVAHESRPIRVDAPETGDPMMALAEQFAAQDYDILLYDPQSNLNRRGEFVANMVKDSGAQGLVLFMQQFCDPEEMEYPSLKKALDDAGVPHIKLGVDQQMRDFGQAKTAIQAFADVLSMNS
- a CDS encoding 2-hydroxyacyl-CoA dehydratase; the encoded protein is MAENVNTAAAPAAAKPPKKVSAASAALRQVVTDVYEAARVAKANGEPIGWSSSKFPAEIAETLGLKIVYPENQAAGIAAQKDGERMCKAAEEMGFDADICGYARISLAYANGVETTNESRRMPLPDFVLCCNNICNCMTKWYENICRMNDIPLIMIDVPYNNHVTVDDSYVEYIKGQFMDAIKQLEKISGRKWDEKKFEEVCNNANRCAQAWLKVCDYCQYKPSPLSGFDLFNHMADVVTARVKPAAAEAFEMLAKELEENVKNGESTLPFPEQHRIMFEGIPCWPDLRALFKPLKTHGLNVTAVVYAPAFGFTYSNFDEMIRAYCKAPNSVCIEQGVDWREGICRDNKVDGVLVHYNRSCKPWSGYMAEMQRRFTADLGIPCVGFDGDQADPRNFNAAQYETRVQGLVEAIEETKRAKEGRA
- the hgdC gene encoding (R)-2-hydroxyglutaryl-CoA dehydratase activase HgdC; the encoded protein is MSDIITMGIDVGSTASKCIVLKNGKEIMGKALIPVGAGTSGPERVVKEIVETTGIKIEDMNYILATGYGRNSITFANQQMSELSCHAKGAHFLFPEVRTVIDIGGQDVKVMQIENGAMVNFQMNDKCAAGTGRFLDVMARVLEVKVSDLAMLGSHSTKRVAISSTCTVFAESEVISQLAQSTDKCDIINGIHHSVASRVVGLAHRVGVRDMVVMTGGVAQNAGVVKALQEELGHTIHTSPLTQYVGALGAAIFAYQKCSK
- a CDS encoding carboxyl transferase domain-containing protein; its protein translation is MSNYSMPGYFQNMPVIGKPLVNLNPENEAEIKAREQAMTEKVEAVLDNGRSTESLNKAGQMTAMQRVYSLIDQGTWCPLNTLYNPMDNDGGSTAIIKGLGRIGGKWAVIVASDNKKLAGAWIPGQADNLLRASDTAKRLRIPLIYVLNCSGVKLDEQEKVYPNRRGGGTPFYRNAELAQMGIPVLVAIYGTNPAGGGYHSISPTILIAHANANMAVGGAGILGGMNPKGYVDEESAMALIDATENGPEIAPPGSVGVHHNQTGFFREVYAEEQGVLEAIKKYMEYAPAYNLEYFRVDEPREPQFDASELYTIVPTNQKKTYNTYEVLARIFDNSEFFEYKKGYGPEMITGLAKMDGLLVGVIANAQGLLTNYPEYKGEGAMGIGGKLYRQGLIKMNEFVTLCARDCIPLVWVQDTTGIDVGDEAECAELLGLGQGLIYSIQKSDMPSLEITLRKGTAAAHYVLGGPQGNDTNVFSLGTAATEIYVMHGETAAAAMYSRRLVKDHKAGKDIGPIIEKMNELIKEYAEKSSPFYCEKDGFVDKIVDMNMLRPYIKAFANAYYQNPKAVCPFHQMLTPRTMRDFETFTKK
- the gctB gene encoding glutaconate CoA-transferase subunit B translates to MADYTNYTNKEMQAVTIAKVIENGQIVIVGTGLPLIGASLAKRVFAPGCQLIVESGLMDCSPIEVPRSVGDNRFMAHCAVQWPNVRFIGFEANEWLHDNDRLIAFIGGAQIDPYGNVNSTSIGDYHHPKTRFTGSGGANGIATFANTVIMMQHEKRRFMDKIDYITSPGYIDGPDGRAKMGLPTNRGPQMVVTDRGIMKFDEKTKRMYLAGYYPTSSPEDVIEHTGFEIDVSRAVALDAPDPEVIRMIREEIDPGQAFIQVPKD
- the gctA gene encoding glutaconate CoA-transferase subunit A, with translation MEKVLTLSEAISKYVHSGDNICFGGFTTNRKPYAAAREILRQGLTDFIVYAGPAGGDWDMMIGEGRVKAYINCYTADSGVTNVSRRYRKAYEEGKLIMEDYSQDAVMMMLHAASLGLPFLPVRLMMGSSLVDMWGISKEVRKTIPKLPEDKFVYIDNPFNPGEKVVALPVPKLDTAIIHVQKAAPDGTCSIEGDEFHDVDIAVAAKNVIVTCEELVSNEQIRLDPTKNSIPPFCVSAVVHAPFGAHPSQCYNYYDYDNPMLKEYGEASKTEEDFKAFVDKYVYGPKTHEDYLDLVGASRLVGLYNVPGYGYATKELKK
- a CDS encoding biotin/lipoyl-containing protein, translating into MKYTATLNGRTYDVEIERTDVFRPLTREEIAAGAIATSAPIVAPAPAPAAPAPAPAAPAPAAPTAPAAPAPAAPTAPAAPVPAGAGSITAPMSGTIFKMLVNVGDVVKNGQVVVVLEAMKMENEIFAPCDGTVKEVRVAQGAAVSPGDVLVVIG